From uncultured Roseateles sp., the proteins below share one genomic window:
- a CDS encoding ATP-binding protein gives MSTVPAAPTALWQRGLRAALLLLLPPLLMWGVHKLSQHYNTTAPPEVLRLDRGERLFDAALQPPFGTVLPPAHPPQPVQLPDIVPELRADGTTNGASWYRLPFELAESVREPYLLSLQHRPEAMVFLDQYLVAQSGTEDAGSRLQRSLGLGRQPVLINIAPDMLGAGPHALLVRLAAPGFEGAKLSTVLLGPADEMLALQSSRSVRQTMRAATALAGLVIGSFLLLVWLALRQEWLYGVGGLFCLSVALLLSPYLLNTAPLPSPWWRMVLDVGDVLSKAALLVLVTRFVAWPARWPMHLALAYVLLGVPIDAWAALTGQTWIDFSRPWPWWALGSRLVILVTASGLALKAALRSGRLDDAAAALAVALSTWTWLYVSVFALILNTYFLVLDVNVVGYAALVLLAGLALQQRFVASLREQQRVRQDLEQQVAARSKELEQRFRELQHSEQLRSAAIEREHLLQEMHDGLGSQLLMAKLGAENGLDRRELAALLDDCIDEMRLTVDALSVSDGDLTQLLANLRHRLGSRLAAAGLSLSWQLVDTPLLPCLAGTGGRELVRIVQETLNNVLHHAGATEVVFATQLEPQGVRLSISDNGRGLPTELSAGQGMRNMRKRAARLGAQLSWHAAAAQPGLPQPGTELRLLLPLDAPHTRHDEAAT, from the coding sequence ATGAGCACCGTGCCCGCCGCCCCAACCGCCCTTTGGCAACGCGGCCTGCGGGCCGCGTTGTTGTTGCTGCTGCCACCCTTGCTGATGTGGGGCGTGCACAAGCTCTCGCAGCACTACAACACCACGGCGCCGCCCGAGGTCCTGCGCCTGGACCGAGGCGAGCGCCTGTTCGATGCCGCGCTGCAGCCACCGTTCGGCACGGTGCTGCCGCCGGCTCATCCGCCACAGCCGGTGCAACTGCCCGACATCGTGCCGGAGCTGCGGGCCGATGGCACAACCAACGGCGCGAGCTGGTACCGGCTGCCCTTCGAGCTGGCCGAGTCGGTGCGCGAGCCCTATCTGCTGAGCCTGCAGCACCGGCCCGAGGCGATGGTGTTTCTGGATCAGTACCTGGTCGCGCAGTCCGGCACCGAAGATGCCGGCAGCCGGCTGCAGCGCAGTTTGGGGCTGGGCCGTCAGCCGGTGCTGATCAATATTGCCCCCGATATGCTGGGCGCCGGTCCCCATGCGCTGCTGGTGCGCCTGGCCGCGCCGGGCTTCGAGGGCGCCAAGCTGTCGACGGTGCTGCTCGGGCCGGCCGACGAGATGCTGGCGCTGCAGTCCTCGCGCAGCGTGCGCCAGACCATGCGCGCCGCCACCGCACTGGCCGGGCTGGTCATCGGCAGCTTTCTGCTGCTGGTCTGGTTGGCACTGCGCCAGGAGTGGCTGTATGGCGTCGGCGGCCTGTTCTGCCTGTCGGTGGCGCTGCTGCTGTCGCCCTATCTGCTCAACACCGCACCCTTGCCCTCGCCCTGGTGGCGCATGGTGCTGGATGTGGGCGATGTGCTGTCCAAGGCCGCCCTGCTGGTGCTGGTGACCCGCTTTGTCGCCTGGCCGGCGCGCTGGCCCATGCATCTGGCCCTGGCCTATGTGCTGCTGGGTGTGCCCATCGACGCCTGGGCGGCACTGACCGGCCAGACCTGGATCGACTTCAGCCGCCCCTGGCCCTGGTGGGCGCTGGGCAGCCGCCTGGTGATACTGGTCACCGCCAGCGGCCTGGCCTTGAAGGCGGCGCTGCGCAGCGGCCGGCTGGATGACGCCGCGGCCGCGTTGGCCGTGGCCCTGTCCACCTGGACCTGGCTTTACGTCAGCGTGTTCGCGCTGATACTCAACACCTACTTTCTGGTGCTCGACGTCAATGTGGTCGGCTATGCCGCCCTGGTGCTGCTGGCCGGCCTGGCCCTGCAGCAGCGCTTTGTGGCCTCGCTGCGCGAGCAGCAGCGCGTGCGGCAGGATCTGGAGCAGCAGGTGGCGGCGCGCTCGAAGGAGCTGGAGCAACGCTTTCGCGAGCTTCAGCACAGCGAGCAGCTGCGCAGTGCCGCCATCGAACGCGAGCATCTGCTGCAGGAGATGCACGACGGCCTGGGCTCCCAGCTACTGATGGCCAAGCTGGGCGCCGAGAACGGGCTGGACCGGCGCGAGCTCGCCGCCCTGCTGGATGACTGCATCGACGAGATGCGGCTCACCGTCGATGCGCTGTCGGTCAGCGATGGCGACCTGACCCAGCTGCTGGCCAATCTGCGCCACCGGCTGGGCTCCCGCCTGGCTGCCGCCGGCCTGAGCCTGAGCTGGCAGCTGGTCGATACGCCCTTGCTGCCCTGCCTGGCCGGCACCGGCGGGCGCGAGCTGGTGCGCATCGTGCAGGAGACCCTCAACAATGTGCTGCACCATGCCGGCGCCACCGAGGTGGTGTTCGCCACCCAGCTGGAGCCACAGGGCGTGCGCCTGTCGATCAGCGACAACGGCCGGGGCCTGCCTACCGAGCTGAGCGCCGGCCAGGGCATGCGCAATATGCGCAAGCGCGCCGCCCGGCTGGGCGCGCAGCTGAGCTGGCATGCCGCCGCGGCGCAGCCTGGGCTGCCGCAGCCGGGCACCGAGCTGCGCCTGCTGCTGCCGCTGGACGCGCCGCACACCCGCCACGACGAGGCCGCAACCTAG